A portion of the Bactrocera neohumeralis isolate Rockhampton chromosome 2, APGP_CSIRO_Bneo_wtdbg2-racon-allhic-juicebox.fasta_v2, whole genome shotgun sequence genome contains these proteins:
- the LOC126751567 gene encoding protein GVQW3-like, translated as MSKTQVYDWYESFKEGREEVNDLPRSGRPSTSSTEENVDKIKEMVLENRLREIAQIMDLSHETARHILVDVLGMRKVATRLVSKDLNFLQKVNRNKVAEDMLERVNSDPTFIECIITGDETWVWIGLARQK; from the coding sequence ATGTCGAAAACTCAAGTTTACGATTGGTATGAATCGTTCAAAGAGGGGCGAGAAGAAGTAAACGATTTGCCACGCTCAGGACggccttcgacctcttcaactgaagaAAACGTCGacaaaataaaggaaatggTGCTCGAAAATCGTTTGCGAGAGATAGCCCAAATAATGGACTTGTCTCATGAGACCGCTCGTCATATTTTGGTCGATGTTTTGGGTATGCGGAAAGTCGCAACGCGATTGGTGTCAAAAGAtctgaattttcttcaaaaagtgaATCGCAATAAGGTGGCTGAAGACATGCTTGAACGCGTAAATTCCGATCCAACGTTCATCGAATGCATCATAACTGGTGACGAGACATGGGTTTGGATCGGACTGGCGCgacaaaaatga